From the Deltaproteobacteria bacterium genome, one window contains:
- a CDS encoding AAA family ATPase, with protein sequence MNGVPSLDTQTTPQSRIEPAFAKRMADRYFTSTVSQFILHGAVRDLVPFDEAGRVRYVPLEEFLEKWLFARRGAVIYFDRSRGLVIPDAQAKKDFEAFCKAYDTVAGTRYAAAWPQDAPTVLRLVERYIHTRVGEGKGVAFILDYAEQVAPSGEAGHLGDADRSCLTTLRRWSRDAQFLRGDVTIVLITEQLAELNAHLVSNPFTDLIEIELPDVDERRAFIAAETEGRDFSEICELSAEAVAQLTAGLSLTHVRQILAESLRMNRKIQIDSLSRRKKELIEAECHGLIEFVQSRHTLDMVAGCREAKEQLRTAARLLRQGALDVLPMGWLVAGPVGTGKTFLATCFTGEVGIPCVKILNIRSQWVGQTEATLQKLLTVFKAMGPLAVIIDEADAFFGDRGASGDSGTSGRVFSALASFMSDTAHRGKILWFLLTCRPDLLPVDIKRQGRAEEHVALFPPTTAEERAEFYAVLLKKNRVATPLSPADIEALYVRAGSPKLSGADLEALLIRAKSAAAARGSAGVERADFEGAFADFIPPVYAEEVEYQTLVAVMECTSRKLIPKPWSELSRPDVARRVRELRLIVE encoded by the coding sequence ATGAACGGAGTACCGAGTTTGGACACGCAGACGACCCCGCAAAGCCGCATTGAGCCCGCGTTCGCGAAGCGTATGGCGGACCGGTATTTCACGAGCACCGTCAGCCAGTTCATCTTGCACGGCGCGGTGCGCGACCTCGTCCCCTTCGACGAGGCGGGACGCGTGCGTTACGTGCCGCTCGAGGAATTTCTGGAGAAGTGGCTTTTCGCTCGACGCGGCGCGGTCATCTACTTCGACCGATCGCGCGGCCTCGTGATCCCTGATGCGCAGGCGAAGAAGGACTTCGAGGCGTTCTGCAAAGCCTACGACACGGTCGCGGGGACGCGCTACGCGGCCGCGTGGCCACAGGACGCGCCGACGGTGCTGCGTCTCGTGGAGCGCTACATCCACACGCGGGTGGGCGAGGGCAAGGGCGTCGCGTTCATCCTGGACTACGCGGAGCAGGTCGCGCCGTCGGGCGAAGCGGGTCATCTGGGCGACGCGGACCGCTCGTGCCTGACGACGCTGCGCCGGTGGTCGCGCGACGCGCAGTTCCTGCGCGGCGACGTGACGATCGTGCTCATCACCGAGCAACTCGCGGAGCTGAACGCGCACCTCGTGTCCAACCCCTTCACGGATCTGATCGAGATCGAGCTGCCCGACGTGGACGAGCGCCGCGCGTTCATCGCCGCCGAAACCGAAGGCCGGGATTTCTCCGAGATCTGCGAACTGTCCGCCGAGGCCGTCGCGCAACTCACCGCGGGCTTGTCGCTCACGCACGTCCGGCAGATCCTCGCCGAGTCGTTGCGGATGAATCGGAAGATCCAGATCGACTCGCTCTCGCGACGAAAGAAGGAACTGATCGAAGCCGAGTGCCACGGGCTGATCGAGTTCGTTCAGTCGCGCCACACGCTGGACATGGTGGCGGGTTGCCGGGAGGCGAAGGAGCAACTGCGCACCGCCGCGCGGCTGCTGAGACAGGGCGCGCTCGACGTGTTGCCGATGGGGTGGCTCGTGGCCGGGCCGGTGGGGACGGGCAAGACGTTCCTGGCAACGTGCTTCACGGGCGAAGTCGGCATCCCGTGCGTGAAGATCCTGAATATCCGCAGTCAGTGGGTCGGGCAAACCGAAGCGACTCTGCAGAAACTTCTCACGGTGTTCAAGGCGATGGGACCGCTCGCGGTCATCATCGACGAGGCCGACGCGTTTTTCGGCGACCGCGGCGCGTCGGGCGATTCCGGCACCAGCGGGCGGGTGTTCTCGGCCTTGGCTTCGTTCATGAGCGACACGGCGCATCGGGGAAAAATCCTGTGGTTCCTGCTGACGTGTCGGCCGGATCTGCTGCCCGTCGACATCAAACGTCAGGGGCGCGCCGAGGAGCACGTCGCACTCTTCCCGCCGACAACGGCCGAAGAGCGCGCGGAGTTCTACGCGGTGTTGCTCAAAAAAAATCGTGTCGCCACGCCGCTCTCGCCTGCGGACATCGAGGCCCTGTACGTCCGCGCTGGATCGCCGAAGCTCTCGGGCGCGGATCTCGAGGCGCTGTTGATCCGCGCCAAGAGCGCGGCGGCGGCGCGTGGTTCCGCGGGCGTCGAGCGCGCGGACTTCGAGGGAGCTTTCGCGGACTTCATCCCTCCGGTGTACGCCGAGGAGGTCGAGTACCAGACGCTCGTTGCCGTCATGGAGTGCACGAGCCGCAAGCTGATTCCGAAGCCGTGGAGCGAACTGTCGCGTCCCGACGTGGCGAGGCGAGTGCGGGAACTGCGCCTGATCGTCGAGTGA